The genomic DNA GATCCTTTCATTGAATCCAGACCTCATTCTAGCACATGAATCTGGAGCACAGGTTGCCTCAGAAGCGTTGAAGCAGTTAAGAGATTCAGGCATAAACGTCATTATCGTCAATGAAACTGCTAATTTTGAGGAAGTTTATGCAACGATCAAAATGATAGGAAAAGCGACTGGCCAAAATGAGGAAGCTGCAAAGACGATCGAATCAATGAAGGAACAACTCGAAGGCATTCAAGAAAAGGTTGCTCAGGTTGAAGAGCAGAAATCCGTCTTCATTGAAGTATCACCTGAGCCCGAGATCTATACACCAGGCAAGAATACCTTTATGAACGAAATGCTTGCCCTCATTAATGCAAAAAATGTTTCAGCTGACATTGACGGATGGGCGAAGATTGATCAAGAATCCGTCATTCAGAAGAACCCGGATGTCATCATAACGACTTATGGTTATTACTCTGAAAACCCGAAGAAGCAGGTTCTGGAACGGGAAGGATGGAGTAACGTTAAAGCCGTGAAAAACGAAAATGTATATGATGTCCATTCCGACCTTGTTACGCGTTCAGGACCAAGATTGGTAGAAGGGGTAGAGGAACTTGCGAAAGCCGTTTATCCAGAAGTCTTTGGTGAATAATCGGCTATTCGCTTACTGTTCATCCATTTGTTTCGTGCTTGTCAGTCTGTTACTTGGCATTTCAATCGGAACTGTTCATGTTCCTATAACCAGTGTACTTAAAATTATAGGGCATGAACTATTTCCGTTCATACAAATGGAACAGGTAGACCCTATGTTCAGAAACATTGTCATGAATGTCCGTCTCCCAAGAGTTATTCTGGCAAGCCTTGTAGGAGCAGCTCTAGCGATCGCTGGTGCTGCTTTTCAAGGGTTACTCCGGAATCCACTCGCTGATCCTTATACGTTAGGGGTCTCATCAGGCGCATCAGTTGGAGCGGTGGTGACATTGTTCTTCCAACTATCGATTCCATGGGTCGAATCCTTTACCTTGCCGTTGCTCAGCATTGTTAGTTCTTTTCTGACGATCCTACTAGTGTTGAGCTTTGCGCAAAGGATTGAAAAGTCGATGAAGGTCGAAACGATCATCCTAACAGGGATCATCTTCAGCTCCTTTCTAGGTGCATTCATTTCGTTGATGATTGCACTGACGGGTGATGAGTTGAGGCAAATTATCGGCTGGTTGCTCGGAAGTGTTTCGATGCGTGGTTGGGCGTATATTCAGATCATTTTACCTTTTTTGATCATCGGTTCATGTATTCTCCTTTTCAATGCAAAAGAGCTCAACGCGATGTCCTTTGGGGAAGATCGCGCACATCACCTAGGAGTGGATGTACAGCGGCGGAAATTGCTCATTTTGACAGCAGGTTCCATCCTTACTGGTGCCGCAGTAGCTGTGTCCGGAACAATCGGTTTTGTCGGACTCGTAATCCCTCATTTGACGAGACTGCTTTGGGGACCTGATCATAAACATTTACTACCGCTTTCGATTATGACAGGTAGTGGATTTTTGATTCTTGCCGACCTGCTTGCACGAACCATCATTTCACCTACGGAGCTTCCTATCGGTGTCATCACGGCTCTTATCGGTGCTCCAGTATTCGGATTCATCCTCATGAGGAGACGAACAGAAGGAAGTGGATAACGATGCTTAGCGTTCAAAAGATAACAGGAGGATATGCCGGCGGTGATTCCGTTATTGAAAATGTAACCTTCGACGTACAGAAGGGAGAGATGTTCGGTATTCTCGGTCCAAACGGAAGCGGGAAAACGACACTTCTCAAAATGATCAGTGGCCTTCTCCCGGTTAGTTATGGATCTGTCAGCATAAATGGGAAGCCGGTCAACCAATACTCCAGAAAAGAGTTAGCGAGGATCATTGCGGTTCTTCCACAGCATTCGAATGAAAGCTTTTCCTATTCTGTAAAGGATACGGTCTCTCTAGGGAGATACGCTCATCAAAACGGCTGGTTCCAGTCATGGACTGTTCATGATGAGGAAATCGTACAGCGTGTTATGGAACAAACAGGCGTCCGCCATTTTCAAGAGAAAGATATTCAAGCCCTTTCTGGAGGAGAGAAACAGCGCGTGTTCCTTGCACAAGCTTTGGCTCAAGAACCCGAGATTCTGCTGCTGGATGAGCCGACGAATCATCTTGATCTTTCTTTTCAGAAGGAGCTGTTGGATGCATTAAGGGAGTGGACGATTGAGCGGGGCATGACGGTCATTTCCATCTTCCATGATTTGAATTTAGCTGGTTTATATTGTGATGAGCTGTTGTTACTAGAAAAAGGGCAGATGAACATTAAACATAAGCCAAATGAGGTCTTGAAGGAAGACCGGATCCAGTCCGTCTATAAAACAAAAATTCAAAAGCAACCACATCCACGAGTTCCTGCACCACAATTGGTTCTTTTACCTGAATCATCCATAGAGAGGGATATCGACCCACCAATCAACTCGTCCTTGTTGAATGTATCAAGTGAGAAAATTGTACTGCAATCCCCATACCCGTTGAAGACGCTGTCCTCGGGAGTGATCGGCTCGGGAACAGGGTGGCATGATACCTTTGTCAATAGGCGAGTGGGAATGGACTATGATTGTAGTGATCACCGTACTGAAATGACAGATTATTTGCGTATGAATGGGTACGAGCCTAGTGAGTGCGTAGGTATGATGACAGCAGTCCAGCTCGAGGACCTATCTTATCTATTCGTAGAAGAGGAGTCGTTTTCAGTCTTCGCTGTGGTCACTGCAGGAGTCGGCCATGCAATCGACGCTTCGAGAGGAACGGATCATGCTTACAACCTGCAACCCGGCACAATCAATACGTGGATTTTCATCAACGGACAATTGACTGAAGAGGCTTTTATCCAGAGTATGATGACGGCAACTGAAGTAAAGACCAAAGTGCTCCATGACCTCGAAGTGAAAGACCCTGTTTCAGGAACCTACGCGACAGGAACAGCGACGGACAGCATCCTTATTGCTGCGACACAAAGAGGAAAAGAGATTCCTTTCGCTGGAACGATCACCCCTCTAGGAAAGGTGATCAGCAAAGCCGTCTATGAATGTACGTCAAAAGCGATCCAGAATTATTTCAAAAGAAAGTTACAGGTGAACTAGCATGGGACGTCTCATATTCATCAGTGGAGGTGTACGCAGCGGAAAAAGCAGCTTTGCTGAACAATTCGCTGTAAACGTAGCATCATCACAAGGGGGAAAACTTCATTATATCGCCACGGGCGTACCATGTGATAAAGAAATGGAAGACAGAATCATAAGGCACAAATTTTCTCGTTCATCCTATGGATGGCAAACGTGGGAGGAGCATATGGATCCCGGAAAATTAGCTGGAAATTTCACTAAAAGAGATGTCATTTTAATCGATTGCTTAACAAATTGGGTTAATAACCTCTTGTTTAATGGTGGAAAGCATTCCATCCTTCAAATGAAAGAAGGCATTTTGAAGGATGTTTTTAAATTACGAATGTGTTGTCACACCCTCATCATTGTCAGTAATGACGTTTCCTTCGATACGTTGTTTGAAAATAAGCTTGTATTTTCTTTCAAGCATCTTCTTGGAAAGGTTCATCAAGATCTTGTCAGGGTTACGGATCAAGCTTTTTTAGTGGAAGCCTGCACTCCGGTCCAAATAAAATGTCTGGAAGCAGGTAGGTGGAAATGAAAGGTCTACTCATTAATTTCCAGTTTTTCACTTCCATTCCCATTCGGACACAATTTCCTATGGATCAACAACATTTAAGTAGTGCGATCAAATCATTTCCGTTACTCGGATTGTTTCAGGGTATCATTTATTATTCAATGGTCACGATCTTGATGGAGTTTACCCCTTTCTCCACATTAGCTATCTCATTTTTGCTTTGGGCGTTCATGATCGTGCTTACAGGAGGCATTCATCTTGACGGTTGGATGGATGCAAGCGATGCTTACTTTTCCTATCAGGATCATGATAAGAGACTTGAAATCATGAAGGATCCCAGGACGGGTGCTTTCGGTGTTCTTTCCGTCATCTTTATCCTCGCTGCGAAGTTTTTCTTCATCTACGAGATTTTCGCTCTTCACTCAAACAATACGCTCTACACGATCCTATTGATTCCGTTTTTAAGCAAACTGGGAATGGGGTTATTGTTACAAATACCCCCAGCTAAGCAAGAAGGTTTAGCACACATGTTCCATAAATCGTTTAGTGGGCAGGTTTTCTTCATTTATCCACTATACGTTTCTATGATAGGAGCAGCTTGGATTGGAATGGCTCCGAACCTTCTTATTCATTTCTTTACAATGGTCGTCATCACATCTGGAGCCTATTTGTTCATTCGTTTGAAATGCAAGCGTTGGTTTAGCGGAATGACGGGTGATGTGCTGGGAGCAGCAGTGGAAGGGATTGAAACGAT from Pseudalkalibacillus sp. SCS-8 includes the following:
- a CDS encoding ABC transporter substrate-binding protein; translated protein: MKRMSSLLTAILLVIGLLAGCGAEPTTSDSDKSESSNTGQAEQDNFPVTIKDALDHEVTINEKPERIVSLIPSNTEIAYDLGLSEEIVGVSDFDNYPEEVNEKEKVGGQEINVEKILSLNPDLILAHESGAQVASEALKQLRDSGINVIIVNETANFEEVYATIKMIGKATGQNEEAAKTIESMKEQLEGIQEKVAQVEEQKSVFIEVSPEPEIYTPGKNTFMNEMLALINAKNVSADIDGWAKIDQESVIQKNPDVIITTYGYYSENPKKQVLEREGWSNVKAVKNENVYDVHSDLVTRSGPRLVEGVEELAKAVYPEVFGE
- a CDS encoding iron ABC transporter permease: MRKPFIQKSLVNNRLFAYCSSICFVLVSLLLGISIGTVHVPITSVLKIIGHELFPFIQMEQVDPMFRNIVMNVRLPRVILASLVGAALAIAGAAFQGLLRNPLADPYTLGVSSGASVGAVVTLFFQLSIPWVESFTLPLLSIVSSFLTILLVLSFAQRIEKSMKVETIILTGIIFSSFLGAFISLMIALTGDELRQIIGWLLGSVSMRGWAYIQIILPFLIIGSCILLFNAKELNAMSFGEDRAHHLGVDVQRRKLLILTAGSILTGAAVAVSGTIGFVGLVIPHLTRLLWGPDHKHLLPLSIMTGSGFLILADLLARTIISPTELPIGVITALIGAPVFGFILMRRRTEGSG
- a CDS encoding adenosylcobinamide amidohydrolase: MLSVQKITGGYAGGDSVIENVTFDVQKGEMFGILGPNGSGKTTLLKMISGLLPVSYGSVSINGKPVNQYSRKELARIIAVLPQHSNESFSYSVKDTVSLGRYAHQNGWFQSWTVHDEEIVQRVMEQTGVRHFQEKDIQALSGGEKQRVFLAQALAQEPEILLLDEPTNHLDLSFQKELLDALREWTIERGMTVISIFHDLNLAGLYCDELLLLEKGQMNIKHKPNEVLKEDRIQSVYKTKIQKQPHPRVPAPQLVLLPESSIERDIDPPINSSLLNVSSEKIVLQSPYPLKTLSSGVIGSGTGWHDTFVNRRVGMDYDCSDHRTEMTDYLRMNGYEPSECVGMMTAVQLEDLSYLFVEEESFSVFAVVTAGVGHAIDASRGTDHAYNLQPGTINTWIFINGQLTEEAFIQSMMTATEVKTKVLHDLEVKDPVSGTYATGTATDSILIAATQRGKEIPFAGTITPLGKVISKAVYECTSKAIQNYFKRKLQVN
- a CDS encoding bifunctional adenosylcobinamide kinase/adenosylcobinamide-phosphate guanylyltransferase; the protein is MGRLIFISGGVRSGKSSFAEQFAVNVASSQGGKLHYIATGVPCDKEMEDRIIRHKFSRSSYGWQTWEEHMDPGKLAGNFTKRDVILIDCLTNWVNNLLFNGGKHSILQMKEGILKDVFKLRMCCHTLIIVSNDVSFDTLFENKLVFSFKHLLGKVHQDLVRVTDQAFLVEACTPVQIKCLEAGRWK
- the cobS gene encoding adenosylcobinamide-GDP ribazoletransferase, whose protein sequence is MDQQHLSSAIKSFPLLGLFQGIIYYSMVTILMEFTPFSTLAISFLLWAFMIVLTGGIHLDGWMDASDAYFSYQDHDKRLEIMKDPRTGAFGVLSVIFILAAKFFFIYEIFALHSNNTLYTILLIPFLSKLGMGLLLQIPPAKQEGLAHMFHKSFSGQVFFIYPLYVSMIGAAWIGMAPNLLIHFFTMVVITSGAYLFIRLKCKRWFSGMTGDVLGAAVEGIETILWMSVWLLHYFVMV